The window AGACAGTTTGTTAAGTTAATATCTTGACAAGATATTTTCAATATCTTCAGGTGCTAATTTTCCATAGACAGTGTTATCAATTACAACAACAGGTGCAAGTCCACAAGCTCCTAAGCATCTTGTTGCTTCAATAGAGAATTTCCCATCTTCAGTTGTGCCACCAACGTCAATCTTTAAAAGCTCTTTTAATTTATCCAAAATTTTATCTGCACCTTTTACATAGCAAGCAGTTCCCATGCACACACTAATCTTATGATCCCCTGTTGGTTTTAAAGTAAACCTGGTATAAAATGTCGCAACACCATAAACCTCTGACATCGGAATGTTTAAACCTTCTGCAATTCTCTTTTGTACCTCGTATGGCAAGTATCCAAATAGTTCTTGTGCCTCATGCAAAACAGGAATTAGAGCACCTCTTCTTGATTTGTTTTTTTCAATAATCTCATCAAGTTTTTTGAAGTTTTCCTCGGTCAGATTTTTGCCTTGGCAACAAGACATTAATAAGCATCCCCCTTCTATTGTTAGAAATTTAACATATTCATTTAAAATCACTGCTAATATTGTAACATACAATGGGGTATAAATGAAGTATAAATTTTGGAGAATTTATTCGAAAAATATTGTATACAGTATATCACTTTCAATAAAAAACTCTCTTTCATTGATATCCCCCAGATGATGTGCATCAGAAGAGTGCAAAAAAATGTACCTGCTATTATTATGAAGCAAGAACTTTGAAAATTCAAATTCGCTAACTTTTGAGACTTCAAAAATTGACACATCTTTTAGCTCATCTGGCAATGTTCCTAATCTTCCTATTATTCCATAGGATTGTCGATTGATATGAGCTGGAACAAAAACTGCATTGTAAAACTTTGAGATATCATAAACTTGAGATATACTTAAACTCAGTGGTTGGAGCAGGAGTTTTTTGTAGTTTCCAACAATATTGTCTTCCTGGTCCACCAAAAACTGATTTCCATATATGTCCTCTCTCAAGGGTATGTTTGGCAGGTTTTCTTCAATAATCTTTTGAAACTCTTCAACTACAGAGAAGTCTCTAAAATATAAAAGAACATGGATCTCTTCACAAGTTTCTACTTCAACACCTGGGATAAATAAAATATCAAGACGTTTTGCAACTTCTGAGAACTCCTTCAAATTTAATGTAGAATTGTGGTCTGTTACGGAAATTACGTCAAGCCCTTTTATCTTCGCCATGTTTATTATATTGTTCGGTGTCATGTCATTATCAGCACAAGGCGAAAGCAAAGAGTGAATGTGCAGGTCATAGTAGAGTTTCATTTTGATCTTCCTTTTCTTGAAGAATCAATAATTTTGCAGTCTCAAAATGAGAAAGCTCGGTTGTGAAAACAGGAATGTTTTCCTGCTTAGATTTTTGAAGCATATTTGTATCTGGCTTTACACCTTCTGTCAAAATAATAGCTTTCACATCTCTCAAAGTTGCAACTGCAATGACATTTACATTATTTTGAATTGTAATCCAAATGCTATTGTCTTTGATATGTGAGAGTGCAAAACTCAAAACATCTCCAATGTATACATTTTCGTATACGTCGTCTTTAATAACATCATTAACAAGGTCAAAATATTTTCTTAGGTGCGAAATTCTCGGCATTTAATCTTCATCCCTTTCAAGTGAGGGTGGAATTTTATTCGAAAGTTCAACCATTTTTTTTGCAAGCTCTTTGATATTTTCACGCAGGATAAAGATACAATCTGTATCGTTTGCCAAACCTCTGACTATATCCTCTGCAAGGGTTTTGCATGTTGGAGAACCGCACGCACCACAATCAAGACCAGGCAAAATCTTTAGTATCTCGTTTACTCTCTCATACTTTTTCATAGCCTCTTCAATATCAGAGTCAAGTTCTAATACAGGATTTACCTCCAACTCTTTTTTGAACAAAAGGTCTTCCATTTTTATTCCAAGGCTATTAATAATTTGATTTGTAGTCTCTTCTAAGACTTGTGAACTGGTTGCCAGTTTAGAAGACCATTTTTTTATTCTGTTTTTTGCGACATATGGGTTTTCTATTGTCAAAGGCCCACCAACACAACCTCCACTGCATGCAAGCCCTTCGAAATAAACAATATTATTCAATCTACCATTCTCAATTTCTTCCAACACCTTTATCACATTATGAATTCCATCCACATTTACATACTCATCAATTCCAAGAGCTAAACTCTCTCCACCAGATGCCGCCCATCCAATTCCTTTGCCAGATGATATAGAAAGAGGTTTTACATCTTTTATACTTCTTAACTTACTTCTAACAAGCCCATAAATATCCTTGATGGCTATCACTCCATCTACATATGATCTTTCAAACCCAAGAGGTAGTTTCACATAAGTCATCTTTGCTGCACAAGGTGAAATGAAAAATGCACCTATTTTATTTATCTCAATGCCTTTTTGCTTATTTATTTTCTTTTTTGCAAGATACGCAGCAAGTTCCATTGGAGAAGCGAGGGGAAGTATATTGTCAATCAAATCAGGAAATTTTGTCTGGATAAGCCTTACCACTGCTGGGCAAGCAGAAGAGATTATAGGTATTTTATCTCTACGTTGTAAGATAAACTGCTTAGTAAATTCTGTGACAATCTCCGCTGCCTTTGCAACCTCAAATATATCATCAAATCCTATCTCTAATAAAGCTTGCAAAAGTTTGTTAATGTCATCTGTTTCAAACTGAGCGTAAAATGAAGGAGCAGGTAATGCAACCTTGTATTCATACTTTTGGATATCATCTAAACTATTTGTCACAGCATATTTTGCATGATATGGGCATGTTCGTATACACTCACCGCAGTCTATACATCTTTGGTCAATAATTCTTGCCTTTGAATTTCTTACCCTTATCGCTTCTGTTGGACATTTTTTAATACAATTTGTACATCCTCTACACTTTTCTCTGTCAAGCATTATTGAATGCAGATTAAAAGGCATTTTAAAATTCACTTCCTTAAGGGAATTTAATAAAGTTTAAATTATTTATTGAGCACAACCATATACACCCTTGTTCCACTGCCTTTTTGTGACTCAATTTCAAAATAATCAGAATATTTCTTCATATTAGGAAGACCCATACCTGCACCAAATCCCAAGTTTCTTATTTCTTCAGGTGCAGTAGAGTATCCTTCCATCATTGCAAGTTCAATATTCTCAATTCCTGGTCCTCTGTCTTCAGCAATTATTTCAATCTTGTCTTTTGAAATTATTGCCTTTAACACCCCACCAACAGAATGTATGACAATATTCATTTCTGCTTCATACGACACAATGGCCACCTTTTTTAATATTTCAGGTTTTACACCCAACTTTTTTAATGTATCTTTAATCTTACTTGAAGCTTCACCTGCTAATACAAAATCACCAGCTTTAATGTCAAATTCCATTGTAAGCGGCATCTTTTCAGCACCCTTCTTTGCCAAGCCCATTTTCATAGAGTATTCCACATGCCTGAAACATTGGAAAGTCTGTAGAGTAAAGAGCTATGCATTTTTCTCTTGCCAACTTCACCATCTCTTCTGAGGGTTGCTTTCCACGAACAATTATAACAGCCTTTATATCCATCATTTCAGCTGTACGAATAACTTGAGGATTGACAAGACCAGTAAGGAGAATAACCTTTTCTTTTACAAATGCTAAAACATCACTCATCAGATCAGAACCACAGGCATTCAAAAACTCTTCCTCAGAAAGCTCTTGAGGTTCAAAAAAAACCTTGCATCTCAAGAGCTCTTTTATCTTAGATAATTTCATAAGCCAAAAACCTCCATTTTGATTTATTTATTTTTATTTGCCAACTCTTCAAAAGCTTCACTGACAATTTCTTGGATTTCGTTATCATTTAAAATGTTTTGTGGAAATTCCTCTTGTTTAATGTAAAGTAAATACTCAATATTACCTTCTGGACCTTTTACAGGAGAGTATGTCAATCCTTTTATACTAAGACCTAAGGAAAAATAACAACTAACAACCTTTTTAATCACATTAACATGGGTTTGGCTTGATCTAACAACTCCTTTCTTTCCAACCTCCTCTCTTCCAGCTTCAAATTGGGGTTTTATTAGCAAAATACCTTCAGTACCTTCTTCCATAAACTCTTTTATTTTATGTGAAATAAGCGTCAATGAGATGAATGAAACATCACATACAACTATATCAATTCTATCAGGTATCTTTTCTCTCTCAAAATACCTAAAATTTGTCTTCTCAAAATTGACAACTCTTGGATCTTCTCTTAGCTTCCATGCAAGCTGGCCATAGCCAACATCAACACAGTAGACCTTCTTTGCACCATGCTGCAGAAGACAATCTGTAAACCCCCCAGTTGAAACGCCCACATCTAACGCAATCTTATGAGCAACATCTATCTTAAAAAAATTCAATGCTTTTTCAAGTTTAAACCCGCCTCTGCTCACATACTTAAGAGGTTCTTTTACCACAATTTGAGCATTACAATCAATCAGTTCCCCTGCCTTTTCAACCTTTTGGTTATCTACGTATACATTTCCACTTAAGATAAGCGCTTTTGCTTTTTCACGAGACTCTGCAAAACCTTTTTCAACAAGCAAGATATCTGCCCTCTTTTTCAATTTTTTATCAACTCCATAATTACATTTTTCAAACTTTTTCTATCTAAACCTAATAAAGAATAAAGCTCCCCAATTGATCCATGTTGAATAAACTTATCGGGAAGACCAATATGTTTTATTAGATTTGAGCTATTCTTTTCAGCAATGATACCTTTTATCTTTTCCCCAAGACCACCAATAATAGTATTGTCCTCTACAACCAAAATCTTTTTATGTGTCTTTATTATCGTCTCTATAAGTTCAATATCTAAAGGTTTTAAAAATCTTACATTTATCAATGTTGCATTTAAATTATTTTCACAAATAATATCATACAACATTGAGACATGTCTTCCAACAGCAAAAATAGCCAAATCCCGGCCTTGTGCCAAAATCTCAGATTTTCCAAATAAAATTGGTTCATAAATGCCAATGGTTTTGGTTGTTCCTCTTGGATATCTTATTGCAAGAGGTCCTCTATCATACACTGCTGCAAATTCTAACATCATTTCAAACTCTTTTGTATCTTTTGGAGCCATTACAGTCAAATTAGGTATTAATGTAAGATAAGATATATCAAAGCTGCCATGATGAGTCTCCCCGTCTTCACCAACAAGCCCCGCCCTATCTATACAAAATACCACATTAAGGTTCTGTATACACACATCATGAATTATCTGGTCAAACGCACGCTGTAAAAAAGTAGAATATATAGCAATAAACGGTTTTAGGCCTTCTTTTGCAAGTGCTGCAGCAAAAGTTACAGCATGCTCTTCTGCAATCCCGACATCGAAAAATCTTTCAGGATATATTTTTCCAAAGCGACTCAAACCAGTTCCATCAGGCATAGCAGCTGTTATCGCTACAATTCTTTGGTCATTTTTTGCAAGTTCGCAAAGCTTATCTCCTAATACCTCAGAAAAACTTTTAGAATTTGTGTCTGTCAAGTGATTTCCTGTCTCTACGTCAAATGGTGGAACACCATGATATTTTTCTGGAAACTTTTCAGCATGCTCATAACCCTTACCTTTTTGAGTTACAACATGAACTAATACAGGCCTTGTCAAATTTTTAACGTTTTCAAATACCTCACACATCTTTTTTATGTCATGTCCATCAATAGGCCCGTAGTACTCAAAGCCAAGGGCTTCAAAAAGTGTGCCAGGAAAAAGTATATATTTAAGACCACCTTTTAACTTTTTTATCAAATAATTAAGCTTTTCTCCTACTAATGGAATTTTTGCAACGAACTCATCAGTAACCTTTTTCAATTTAAAATATTTAGGTTGTGTTCTAACTTGTGACAAATACTTAGCAATTGCACCAACATTTTTCGAGATTGACATTTCGTTGTCGTTCAATATTACAAGAAGTTTTCCATTATACCTTCCTGCATTGTTAAGGCCTTCATAGGCAAGTCCACCTGTCAAAGCACCGTCTCCTACTACAGCAATTACATTATAATCTTTATGATTTAAGTCACGAGCAATAGCAAATCCGAGCGCCACTGAGATGGATGTTGAACTGTGTCCTGTGTCAAATGAGTCATAGATACTTTCTTTTGTCTTCGGAAAGCCGCTCAAACCACCTAACTTTCGCAAAGTAGCAAACTTTTCTTTCCTTCCTGTCAGAATTTTATACACATAGCATTGGTGACCTACATCCCACACAATTTTGTCATGGGGGGGATTGAATGTATAAAGTAGTGCCAGCGTCAGTTCTACAACACCCAAATTTGCTGCCAAGTGTCCACCAGTATTTGCAATATTATATAATAAAAACTTTCTAATCTCTTCAGATAAAGAGTATAGCTCTGATATACTGAGTTTTTTTATATCTTCAGGGTAGTTTACTTTTTCTAATATACCCAAACCTTCTCACTTCCCACTTCTATGTCTTTATAAATATGCTGAGGATCTTCCCGCTTATTTTAACTATATCATGACTTTTTTTAATTGCAAAATACTTGCCTATTGCTTTACCTGAAATGGTCACAGCAGCAACAGTTGCTGTTAAAAGCAAAGATAGAAACACAATATCAGCATTACTATTTTTTGAAATATAGAAAATGATACTTGCTGAGAGCGAACCGCTCAATATTCCACATATATCTCCTATTACATCATTGCAAATTGAAGAAACTCTACTTGCATTTTTAATAAGCCAAATACTATTTTTTGCACCTTTCACCTTTTTAGCAGCCATCGCATGAAAAGGAACCTCGTCAGCAGCTGTAGTTGCTATTCCTATTATATCAAATAAGATTCCGATTAAGATTATCAACAACAAAAGTATGAATGATATAGTAATTGGCAATTTCTTAGACACAATACTTGAAATGTAATTTAAAGACGCAGATAACAAATAAGATAATATAAACAAAAAAGCGACCCACCTAAAATAATTTGACTTTTTGTTTTGTGATTTTTTACTCCCCATTTTCCCTCTCCACTAATTGTAATAACTTCCATTTTACCTACCCTTAAAATATACAAATTTATGGGATAGGGTGATTTTACGAAGGGTAAATTTTGCGGCTTAAGGTCTGGTAGGATTTCCCCCAAACTTACCTCCCGTCGCCAGGAGGCGGTTTCCCTTTAAAAGTTTGGGTGTGCGGTTGCCCAACACACAACCAGATCGCCACTTAGTCCGCACTTTAATCCCCTTCGTAAAGCCGAGAAATCGGCACAGCCTAGGAGCTTTCCTCGACAGAGGGCATGCTTTCTAGCCTCTTTTGCGAAATAGATTTCAGGCCTCAAGACTCCTCTAAAAACGGGCCCTATTTTTAGAGGAGCCACAAATTCGGCCATCCGTCTATTTCGCTCAAGGCAGGCTACACTACCCCAAGCACATCTACTCATCGTAGATGTACCTGGCGGTAGGTTTTACTAACGCACAAAAAGAACTAAAAAGAGAGCTTTTTGTGCGTTAGCCTCCGCGGGAAAAGGGTTCCATCCTGCATGCCATTGCAGGACTCCCTTATCCCTTACTCCCAGCTTCAACCCCTGACTGGGCGTCAGAAGCCGAAACCAGGAACTTCATCGGTGTGCCCTTTGGCGGATTTTTAGGCCCGCCTTCGAAAGCAGCCACTCTGACTAGGATACTGCATCACCCTATCCCATCTTATAGCCTTTTTTATTCAATTTTCAGAATAATATTATACCACAGCTTCTTTTGGGTTTCAAACCAACAATGTAGCAAGTACAATTCCAAGAAGCGCTCCTACAAACACTTCTGTTGGTTTGTGGCCTATTAACTCTTTCAATTTATGCTGTGGCTTGTAATGTGGAGAAAAGTACATCTCAATCAGTTCGTTCAATGTCTGTGCTTGTTTACCAGCCTCTCTTCTCACGCCTGCTGCGTCATACATAACAATCAATGTAAATGTCAGCGAAATAGCAAAATTTGTCGAGTTAAAACCATCAATAAGCCCCACTGCAGTTGAAAGACCACATGCAAATGCTGAATGTGAGCTTGGCATTCCACCTGAGCTAATAAACTTTTTAAAATCAATCTTTTGTGTCATGACAAAGGTTATTATTATTTTTAAAAACTGAGCCACAAACCAACTCATCACACCTACCTGCAAAGCCTTGTTTGTAATTATCTCATATACAACCTGTTTCATCTTCCCCCTCAACCAATTTTCTTAAGATTTGCATACGATAAAAGTAATCTTTTCTGTCCATACTTTTCAAAGTCTACTAGTACCTCATTCAAGTCTTCTGACAAAGATAATATCTTCCCAATCCCAAATTTATTATGCTGGATTATGTCGCCAACAGCTAAAGTAGTTTTTGTGCTATTTTGTTGACTTTTATTGAGCTGTGTATCAAAAGAATTTACATTTCTTAACGGTGTATAAATCTGCTGAATATACTTGGCTGGAATCTCGTCAACAAAACATGACCTTTGCCTTGACGAAAATCGGCCAAAAACCCTTCTGTTGTTTGCATAAGTTAACACCAAAAACTTTTTTGCTCTTGTTATTGCAACGTAACAAAGCCTTCTTTCTTCTTCAAGTTCTTCTTCCATCTCAATTGTATCTTCTGCTCTCAAAAGAGGAAATAATCCTTCTTCAAGACCAGTTAAGAAGACCACATCAAACTCAAGACCTTTTGCTGCATGGACTGTCATTAACATGACTTTATCTTCTTTTTGAGCATCATCTTCTTCAAAGCTCAGAGCAATAGAGTTTAAAAAGTTCTGCAAGCTCTTATCTTCATTTTCTTCCTCAAACATAGCAGCTGCACTGATTAGCTGCTCTAAATTCTTTGCTCTTTGGAAATCTTCTTCATTCTTGCTTGAAAGCAAGGTCTCCATATACTTTGTTTTATCAAGTACAAGCTTTATGACCTCAACCACTGACTTTGTCTCAGCCTCAGTTCTAATATCCTCTAAAAGTGAAACAAATTCGTTTAATTTGAAATACGTTCGTCTGTCAAATTCCAAAACTCCTCTTTCTTTTAATAAGCTATAAGCAGAAATTCCATACTCGTCACTTAAAACCTTTATCTTCTCAACTGTACTGGGACCTATTCCCCTTTTTGGAACATTTATAACTCTAAACAAACTTAAATTGTCATGCGGATTGACTATAAGTCTCAAATATGCCAGTATATCCTTTACCTCTTTCCTTTCGAAAAACCGCAAACTTCCAACAACCTTGTAAGGTATAGCATGAGCTGAAAGAGCATTTTCAAAGTTTAATGACTGAGCATTTGTTCTATAAAGAACCCCTATCTCAGACGGTTTTATCCCGCTCTGTATAAGATTTTTTATGGACATTGAGACAAAATTTGCCTCGTCAACTTCATCAAATGCCGGGTAAAGATAAATTTTTTCGCCTTCACTGTTCTCTGTCCAGAGTCTTTTTGGTTTTCGGTGAATATTGTTTTTTATAACTTCATTTGCGGCAGACAAGATTGTCTTGGTAGAACGATAATTTTTCTCAAGTTTTATCACTTTTGCATCGTTGAATACCTTCTCAAACTCTAAAATATTTCTTACATTTGCCCCTCTGAAACTGTAAATGCTCTGGTCATCATCACCTACAACACAGATATTTCTGTGTTTTTGTGCAAGCAAATAAATTAAATAAAACTGTGCATAGTTTGTATCTTGATATTCATCAACTAAGATATACCTAAACTTTTGCTGATACTTTTCCAAGATGTCTGGGTTTGTTCTAAAAAGCATTATTGTGTAGTACAAAAGGTCATCAAAATCAAATGCATTATACTCCTTCAATAGTTTATTATAGAGTTTGTAAATTTCAGCAACTCTGGGATCAGTCTTTCCTTCTTTGTAAATATCTGATGGAGATATTAGCATATTCTTGAAATTACTAATCTGTCTAGAGACATACCTAAGTTCAAGTCTATCTTCGTCTATATTTAGCCTCTCAAAACACTCTTTTAATAGCTGATGTCTATCCTGCATATCGAATATGATAAAGTTATTGGAAAATCCTATATTATGTGCTTCCATTCTAAGTATCCTCGCACATGCAGAGTGAAAGGTGGACACCCACATCTCTGAGAAAGACTCTACACTCACAAGTCTCTTTATACGTTCTTTCATCTCATCAGCTGCTTTGTTAGTAAATGTTATAGCCAGTATATTGCTTGGTTTTGCCAATCCCATATTCAATATATATGCAATTCTGTATGTGATCACCCTTGTTTTTCCGGAACCTGCCCCAGCCAATACTAAAAGCGGTCCTTCTGTCGAAAGAACCGCCTCTAATTGCTGTTGATTTAACTCTTTCAACCACTCCATTTTATCTACTACTCCCTCAGACCAATATTGTAATTTTTTAGCTCATTTAAGATTTTTTCTTGAAGTGGTAGGATGTCGTCATCCGACAACGTCTTTTCTTTTGACCTGAACACTGCTTTGTATGCATAGCTCTTGAATCCTTCCTTAATTTGTTGACCTTTATATACATCAAACAGATAAAAATCTTCTAAAATCTCTGATGCATACTTTTTAAATACTCCTTCAATCACCCTGCTTTCAATCTCATCAGGTACCAAAAACGCATAGTCTCTTTCAATAGCAGGATACTTGGGAAGAGGCACATATTTCTTCTCCTTCTTTTCAACTTCTAAAAGCGCGTCAATGTACACCTCAGCATATATCGCTCTTGCTTGAATGTCAAAGCTGCTCAAAATATCAGGATGAATTTCACCAATATATCCTACTAAGGTATCTTTTGATACAATCTTAGCAGACCTTGTTGGATGCAAATTCAAATTTGTGTGATCAGAGGAAAAATCTATATCTTTAATTCTTAGCATATCAAAAAGGTTTTCTAAGATTCCTTTTACAAAGTAGAAGTCCTGTCCAACATTTCCCAATGCTAATACAAGTCTTTCATCTGGGAGTTTATTATTTGACTTTTTGAACACAGTCGCAAGCTCAAATATTTTAATATCTTTGATATTTCGTGAAAGATTTAAATAAAGAGTTTTGAGGATCGAACTCAGAAGCTGCATCCTCATAATTGAAAAATCTTCTCCAAGCGGATTCAAAATCTTCACAGCATCATCCAATCTGTACCCTTTTAAAATCTCATATACTTTCGGTGATTCAAAGGAATATGAGTAAATCTCATAATAACCACTATTTGCAAGAAAACTTCTGATCTCATTGACCATTTTTTGTTTTTTAGTAAGCCCTGAAGAGACAGCATTCCCCATATAAACCCTTGAAGGAATCTTGTCATAGCCATAGATTCTTATTACCTCTTCAGATATGTCTGCCATATCAGTGACGTCAACTCTAAATGGTGGAATTATAAAAACTTCTTTTTCCCTGTCATAAGAAATCTCAAGTCTATCTAAGATTTCAATAATCTCATCCTGCGGGATACTTACTCCAAGTAACTTCTCTATATACGAAAAGTCAGCTTTGACTGTGACTTGTTGCTGAACATCTAAATAAGTGTCTATGCTTCCTCTTACAACCTCACCTGCACCTATTTCTTCAATAAGTGCACACGCCCTCTGCATTGCAATCTCTGCAAAGTAAGGACTCAGACCCTTTTCAAACCTATTTGAAGCTTCTGTCCTAAGCCCTAAATATCTTGAGGTCCTTCGCACCATTGCAGGATTGAATGTAGCAGCCTCAAGAAGCACTGTCTTGGTATTTTCGTCAACCTCTGTTTCCAAACCACCCATCACCCCAGCTACCGCAATCGCTCTGTCCTCATCCGCAATAACTATGTCTACAGGTCTTAAAGTTCTTTTTACACCGTCAAGTGTAATAATCTCTTCACCATCATTTGCAAGTCTTACAAATACATTCCTTCCATGAATTTTGTTAAGGTCAAATGCGTGAAGAGGCTGTCCTATCTCAAGCATAACATAATTTGTAACGTCTACAATATTGTTTATTGGACGAATACCACAGGCTATAAGTCTTTTTCTAAGCCACTGCGGAGATGGTTCAATTTTGACATTTTTTATCACTTTGCCAATATACCTTCTGCAAATATTTTTATCTTGAATCTCAATTTTATCAAGATAATTCTCAATCCTGTCTTCAGATTCTTTATAGACCAAGTTTGGGAATTTCAAATTTGTCTTCAAAACTGCAGCAATCTCCCTTGCCAAACCCACAACGCTCAAACAATCAGGTCTATTAGAGGTTATTTCAAAGTCTATGATTATATCGTCTATTCCTAAAGCTTCTTTAATATCAGTACCAAGTTTTCCATCATCCATGCCTTCAAGAATAAAAATACCATTTTCATCGGCATAGGGAAACTCGGCACTTGTTAGCCCAAGTTCATCTAGGGAACAAAGCATGCCTTCTGAAACAACACCCTTAAATTCTAATTTGTTAATTACTTTGCCATTTGCGAGAGTTGCACCAACTTTTGCAACAGGAACAAAAGCACCTCTGTAGACATTTTTAGCAGCTGTGATAATTGTCAAAATCTCATCTTTAACATCAACCTTGCAAATAGACAAGTTAGGATTCTCAGGGTGCAAAGATATTTCTAATACTTTGCCTACAACCACATTTTTGACAAAATAAAGTCTTCTCTCATACCCTTCAACTTTTGTACCAGTCATTGTAAGTTTCTCGACAAGTTTATCTACTCCACAGTTTATATCCACAAGGCTTTTTAGCCACTCAAGAGATACCTTCAAAACTCTTCACTCCTTTGGTAACTTATTATACTCTTATCTAAATTGTCTCAAAAATCTAAGGTCGTTTTCGTAAAAAAGTCTAATATCCTCAATCTCGTACTTCAAAAGTGCTATTCTTTCAACCCCCATACCAAATGCAAACCCTGTGTATTCATCCGGGTCAATCCCACAATTTGCTAAAACCTTTCTGTGTACCATCCCTGCTCCTAAGATCTCAATCCATCCTTCTCCTTTGCATGTCCTGCAACCTTTTCCACTACAAAAAATACAAGAGATATCAACTTCAGCCGAAGGTTCTGTAAATGGAAAATAATGAGGTCTAAATCTTATTCTTGTCTCTTCACCAAAAAATCTCTTTGCAAAAACCTCAAGCGTTCCCTTCAAATCAGCCATTGTAACCCCTTTGTCTACAAAAAGTCCTTCTATTTGATGGAATATAGGTGAGTGCGTTGCGTCAACCTCATCAGATCTGTAAACCCTTCCAGGGGAAATTATCTTAATTGGAGGTCTTTTACTTTTCATAACTCGAATCTGAACAGGTGAGGTATGTGTTCTCAGTAAAACATCATCTGAGATATAAAAAGTATCCTGAGTGTCACGTGCTGGATGGTCAGCAGGAATATTTAAAGCTTCAAAGTTATAATAGTCAAGCTCTACCTCAGGTCCTTCAGCAATCTCATATCCCATGTTCAAAAATATCTCGCTAATCTCTTTTTGTACTTGAGATAGTATATGGATTGCTCCTATTTCTACTCTTTTTCCGGGAATTGTTACATCAATTCTCTCCTTTTGTATTCTTCTTTGCTTTTCCTCTCCCTCAAATTTTT is drawn from Caldicellulosiruptor naganoensis and contains these coding sequences:
- the pheS gene encoding phenylalanine--tRNA ligase subunit alpha — translated: MNFDISSLKAQCVSEIANVKSLKELEEFQIKYLGKKGIIKNMLKELSSLPPDKRAQTGKELNELKDFIEEQIEQLRKKFEGEEKQRRIQKERIDVTIPGKRVEIGAIHILSQVQKEISEIFLNMGYEIAEGPEVELDYYNFEALNIPADHPARDTQDTFYISDDVLLRTHTSPVQIRVMKSKRPPIKIISPGRVYRSDEVDATHSPIFHQIEGLFVDKGVTMADLKGTLEVFAKRFFGEETRIRFRPHYFPFTEPSAEVDISCIFCSGKGCRTCKGEGWIEILGAGMVHRKVLANCGIDPDEYTGFAFGMGVERIALLKYEIEDIRLFYENDLRFLRQFR